The following coding sequences lie in one Arachis hypogaea cultivar Tifrunner chromosome 9, arahy.Tifrunner.gnm2.J5K5, whole genome shotgun sequence genomic window:
- the LOC112711718 gene encoding phosphoglucomutase, chloroplastic-like has translation MHAVTGAYAKPIFVDKLGASPDSIANGIPLEDFGHGHPDPNLTYAKDLVNILYAENGPDFGAASDGDGDRNMILGRCFFVTP, from the exons atgcATGCAGTTACTGGTGCTTATGCCAAACCTATTTTTGTTGATAAACTTGGTGCAAGTCCA GATTCAATCGCAAATGGAATCCCTTTGGAAGATTTTGGACATGGTCATCCTGATCCTAATCTAAC ATATGCAAAGGATCTTGTCAACATTTTGTATGCTGAAAATGGTCCTGATTTTGGAGCTGCTAGTGATG GTGATGGTGATCGAAATATGATTTTAGGAAGATGTTTCTTCGTAACTCCTTGA
- the LOC112711711 gene encoding transcription factor bHLH36 produces MNPWNPCDDLYFQISSSSADYSSLPIIQTSPSAVEDHHHHQILVHGYEYDPAMVDASASVPPCPNQKGKGKGKQPKELTPNNNALGAEDGDENKKWMHREIEKQRRQEMSRLCTTFRTLLPFEYIKGKRSTSDHMHEGVKYIKHLQNRVEKLQAKRDELVKLINLRPKSGSSSSSSTQHDHHHHYHQTFVIVEPFSGGVLIKCSYSFRNYAFPLSGILDIVLRQGLNVVDCTSITTDDHRFIHTIRSEDPQVMTTETDYTELQRKLKEAISSSSN; encoded by the exons ATGAATCCTTGGAACCCGTGTGATGATTTATACTTTCAGATTTCATCATCTTCTGCTGACTATTCATCCCTCCCTATAATCCAAACATCACCATCAGCCGTGgaagatcatcatcatcatcagatccTGGTTCATGGATATGAATATGATCCTGCTATGGTGGATGCAAGTGCAAGTGTACCACCTTGTCCAAAtcaaaagggaaagggaaagggaaagcagCCAAAAGAGTTGACTCCTAATAATAATGCTTTGGGAGCAGAAGATGGTGATGAGAACAAGAAGTGGATGCATAGGGagatagaaaaacaaagaaggcaAGAAATGTCAAGACTTTGCACCACCTTTAGAACTCTTCTACCTTTTGAATATATTAAG GGAAAGCGTTCAACTTCTGATCACATGCATGAGGGGGTGAAATACATCAAACACTTACAGAATAGGGTGGAAAAGTTGCAAGCCAAAAGGGATGAGTTAGTGAAGTTGATTAATTTGAGACCTAAGAGTGGAAgtagttcttcttcttctacacagcatgatcatcatcatcattatcatcaaacCTTTGTCATTGTTGAACCCTTTTCCGGGGGAGTTCTGATTAAGTGTAGTTATAGCTTCAGGAACTATGCATTCCCTTTATCAGGTATCTTGGACATTGTGCTTAGACAAGGCCTTAATGTTGTTGATTGTACTTCAATCACCACTGATGATCACAGGTTCATACACACTATCCGATCAGAG GATCCACAAGTGATGACCACTGAGACTGACTACACTGAACTGCAAAGAAAGCTTAAGGAAGCTATATCATCATCAAGTAATTAG